A stretch of DNA from Methanolinea mesophila:
TGAATCACAGGTCCCGTAAAGTCCCGGGAGAGCCACGTACTATGAAGACTGCCCTGATACCCGGGGTCCCGGCAGTGCTTCTGGTCATTGCACTCGTGCTCATCATGATCGCTATTCCTGCGGCGGTATGCGCCGACAACACCACAGTGACGACCACGCAGACGACGAACGCCACCACAACAGCGCCGACGGGCACGCAGACGACCTCGGAGACCACGGTCCAGACCACCGTCACCACGACGAACACCCAGACGACAATAGCGTCATCTGCGCCGGTTGCCGCGGTCGCCTGGTTCGCTGCAGAACCCCTCTACGGGAGCGCCCCGTTGGGCGTCCAGTTCACCGATACCTCGACGGGAGGAACTCCCACGTCGTGGGAATGGTTTTTCGGCGACGGTACAACTGCGTATGTACAAAATCCGTACCATATCTATACCGAACCAGGGACCTACAGCGTGAGCATGAACACGGTCATCGGCGGGTTTAGTTACACCGCCATCAGGAACGATTTGATCGAGGTGAGAACGCCCGAGACCACTGCGACCACCACGGCAACCACGACCGCCACAACCACCACGACCTCGGTTACCACGACATCGTCGACCGGATCCGGGGTTGAGGCGGCATTCTTCGGGGCACCCCGCAGAGGAAGCGCGCCGCTCACCGTAACATTCATGGATGCATCGACGGGGTCTCCCGGGTCCTGGCAGTGGGACTTTGGAGATGGCGAGACCAGTACCCTTGCCAACCCGTCCCATACGTACACCCAGACCGGGGCTTACACGGTGACCCTGACCGTCACGGGGGGGGGTGCCAGCGATGAAATGAAACTCCCCAACTACGTCACGGTGTCAGCCCCCACCTCCCCGGTTACGACGCAGACGACGGCACCGGTATCCGTCACGGGAACAACCCGGGCACCCGGAACGGGTGCATCGTTATCCACGGAATCCACCGCGGCAGTGCCATCCGGCGGAGGGATTGACCTCGGCGGGTTATCCGGTATCATCATCGCTATCGTGGTGATCGCGATCATTGCAGCAATAGCGGTTATGATCTATCGCAGGCGCAACCGCTACGATCTCCTGAAATAAATTTTTCCGCAGGGCTTCTGCTGGATCGTGGCGATCCGGACTGGACAGCTGTCAGTACGAGGGTGGAAACAATACGACATCCCGAAGGGTTACCGGTCCGCAAAATAATAGGAAATCTTGGAATTATGCCGCCATTGCCCGGCGAATGGGAGTGAAATTCAACTACCATGGGAGCGCGGCGATGAAAGATTCGTCGTGCTATAACTCAAAAAAAAAAATTATGTCGGGGGCGTAAATACGCCCGGGGAGGTAATCTTTGAGTTATAGTTCATTACCTTCTGGAAGAGGGTAATATCTCCGCTTGCGGTTGTAGTCTCGGAGTAGACCAGATCTTCCGCTTTGGGATACAAGGGCTCAATGCCCGGCCCCGGCTCGCCATAGAGCGACCTCCCTTCCTGAACATGTACATCGATGTAGGCCTCGGCGCTGCCCATAGCAGGAACATCACCGAACCCGGTTAATTTTATGGAATAATCGGACTCGACACCGGGATCTGAGACCGGTACATCAATGGCCGTGTCACTTGCCGACTTTTTCATGATGTACCGCTGATCGCTCGTGGTGGCGAGTGAACCGAGTGTCAGGTCGACGCTGCTCCCTTCCTGAACGATATTGCAGAATCCCGCATTGAATTGCCCCTGCCCTGCTGCAAAGGGACAGATCATGATTGACTGGGTCAGGAATGAGGTTGCCGCGCCGTCAATGACGCTGTTCTCATCGGAAGTCATCCGGCCGGTATCGGTCCCGACGAACTCCACGACTTTGTCGGTGTGCACATTGAACAGGTTCTCGGTTGCCATGCCGGAGGTATCAGTGCTCATACCCTTTGTGTACGTGACAAGTCCCTGATCGGCGATGGTGTTCTCGGTATATGTGCCGACATATTCCGTTTGATCTATGTAAAGAGTGGTCAGTGGAGCGGGTATCGGCAAGTTCAATGCGAGGCTTCCCACGATATTTACCACACTATCTGTCTCGGTCACCGTGCCGAGTGCGGAAATCGCCGTGGAAGTCGAAAATCCCTGGGTCTCGGGGACCTGAGGGACTCCGGTATCGGCCATCGCACCAAAGGTACAGAGTACGAGTGCGATTGCCGTGAGTAGAATAATTTTTTTAATGGTAAACATTCCCCCTACATTTTGCTGATTTCTCAGCAGATAAAAATGAAATTCAACTTATATATAAGTGCATCTATGAAATGCGTGCCGGTTTCGCTCTTAAATGTAATTCCAGGGAGTATAGGATTCCGGTGTGGTAATCTATCATCAATAATTCATCACTTTCCGGAAGCGTATTGATACTCTCCGCTCGCA
This window harbors:
- a CDS encoding PKD domain-containing protein encodes the protein MKTALIPGVPAVLLVIALVLIMIAIPAAVCADNTTVTTTQTTNATTTAPTGTQTTSETTVQTTVTTTNTQTTIASSAPVAAVAWFAAEPLYGSAPLGVQFTDTSTGGTPTSWEWFFGDGTTAYVQNPYHIYTEPGTYSVSMNTVIGGFSYTAIRNDLIEVRTPETTATTTATTTATTTTTSVTTTSSTGSGVEAAFFGAPRRGSAPLTVTFMDASTGSPGSWQWDFGDGETSTLANPSHTYTQTGAYTVTLTVTGGGASDEMKLPNYVTVSAPTSPVTTQTTAPVSVTGTTRAPGTGASLSTESTAAVPSGGGIDLGGLSGIIIAIVVIAIIAAIAVMIYRRRNRYDLLK